In Metarhizium brunneum chromosome 3, complete sequence, a genomic segment contains:
- the ACOT8 gene encoding Acyl-coenzyme A thioesterase 8: MAPEERSTLLRPPPADPNKAPIENVLEVTEVGVLGPDIFTNTRRAWVPPGARGVYGGTVIAQCLASAQKTVPDDFYPHSCHCYFILAGSGSIPILFHVERVRDGRSFATRTVQARQRGRCIFTTTISFVREDAGGERTVRHAVPMPDEAKAPPPLDWQEEPEWARGGPFQNYRMPAVRGADPTARPDEQRCQQWMRCRGKISEAGGRQAHLNALAYVSDSTFIGTVGRVHRLWRLPFKPEDYDGMAEEYQPHVKELAEFEGLGSTVEEWKTRPKLGMMVSLDHSIYFHEPGRVKVDEWMFADMESPWSGDGRGFVTQRIFAKDGTLLATCVQEGVVRLAPDEPDKSKL; this comes from the exons ATGGCTCCCGAGGAACGGTCAACGCTGTTGAGGCCGCCGCCTGCGGATCCGAACAAGGCCCCGATCGAAAACGTCTTGGAGGTGACCGAGGTTGGAGTCTTAGGGCCC GACATCTTCACAAACACCCGCAGGGCCTGGGTGCCTCCCGGCGCAAGAGGCGTCTACGGCGGCACCGTCATTGCGCAATGCCTTGCCTCGGCGCAAAAGACGGTCCCCGACGACTTCTACCCGCACTCGTGCCACTGCTACTTCATCCTGGCTGGGTCCGGGAGCATCCCTATCCTGTTCCACGTCGAACGGGTCCGTGACGGCCGCTCGTTCGCCACGCGCACCGTCCAGGCGCGCCAGCGAGGGCGCTGCATCTTCACGACGACGATTAGCTTCGTCCGCGAAGACGCGGGCGGCGAAAGGACGGTCCGCCACGCCGTCCCGATGCcggacgaggccaaggccccTCCGCCTCTAGACTGGCAAGAGGAGCCCGAATGGGCCAGGGGCGGACCCTTCCAGAACTACCGCATGCCTGCTGTGCGCGGCGCGGACCCGACGGCCCGGCCGGACGAGCAGAGGTGCCAGCAGTGGATGCGGTGCCGGGGCAAAATCTCAGAGGCCGGTGGCCGCCAGGCGCATTTGAACGCGTTGGCGTACGTCTCGGACAGCACCTTTATCGGCACGGTCGGGCGCGTCCACCGCCTCTGGAGACTGCCCTTTAAGCCGGAAGACTATGACGGCATGGCGGAGGAGTACCAGCCGCACGTCAAGGAGCTGGCTGAGTTTGAGGGCCTCGGGTCGACCGTCGAGGAGTGGAAGACGCGCCCGAAGCTGGGCATGATGGTGAGCCTGGATCACAGCATTTACTTCCACGAGCCCGGGCGCGTCAAGGTGGACGAGTGGATGTTtgccgacatggagagcCCCTGGTCCGGCGACGGGCGCGGCTTCGTGACGCAGCGTATATTTGCAAAGGACGGGACATTGCTGGCGACCTGTGTGCAGGAG GGCGTTGTAAGACTGGCTCCGGACGAGCCCGACAAGAGCAAGTTGTAA
- the rrp43 gene encoding Exosome complex component rrp43, whose protein sequence is MAPDAGLSRATFAKLSPHPYLLANLEPSDDHVAPARSNGRAPEEVRPTTVNLSSLSHPHGSSLVRMGDTTVICGVRGETILAQHIPNYRASNRETELRDYDLLVPNIELATGSSPQFLPGGPPTTLAQTLSTRIYSLLHDSKLLQAEDLRIWHTWPSERMVADDDDEMDEDEEDVDKQSGEEYVAAYWVLYIDIFFISFDGNPFDAAWAATLAALRDTKLPRGRYDPDRDMVLCTKKDPKPLTITGMPVACTAAVFTGKETDRPTDGRFWLLVDPDRLEESLCDENITLVVDCQEEAMRILSISKHGGVVLSPKLLRSKSLMSWANQRWKGVTAAITGN, encoded by the coding sequence ATGGCGCCTGATGCGGGCCTTTCGCGTGCCACATTTGCAAAACTCTCGCCTCATCCATATCTTCTTGCCAACCTAGAGCCTTCTGATGACCATGTTGCACCGGCACGAAGCAATGGCCGCGCCCCAGAGGAGGTTCGCCCGACGACCGTCAATCTCTCCAGCCTGTCACACCCGCATGGCAGTTCTCTAGTTCGCATGGGAGACACAACTGTCATCTGCGGCGTTCGCGGCGAAACCATCTTGGCACAACACATCCCCAACTACCGTGCCTCCAACCGAGAAACTGAGCTTCGAGATTATGACCTGCTTGTgccaaacattgaactggCCACGGGATCTTCCCCCCAGTTTCTACCAGGAGGGCCTCCTACGACGCTGGCCCAGACTCTGAGCACCAGGATATATTCTCTTCTTCACGACTCAAAACTGCTCCAAGCAGAGGATCTGCGGATATGGCACACTTGGCCATCGGAACGCATGGTtgctgatgacgatgatgagatggacgaagacgaagaggatGTCGATAAGCAGAGTGGAGAAGAGTACGTGGCCGCATACTGGGTGCTATACATTGACATCTTCTTTATTTCCTTTGACGGAAATCCATTTGACGCGGCCTGGGCTGCGACGCTCGCTGCATTACGAGACACGAAACTGCCTCGAGGACGCTACGACCCCGACCGTGACATGGTTCTTTGCACAAAAAAGGACCCGAAGCCCCTCACGATTACGGGAATGCCTGTTGCTTgcacggcggcggtgttTACAGGCAAGGAGACGGACAGGCCGACTGATGGAAGGTTCTGGCTATTGGTCGACCCTGACAGACTCGAGGAATCACTGTGCGATGAAAACATCACACTTGTAGTAGATTGTCAAGAAGAAGCTATGAGGATATTGTCCATATCCAAGCATGGGGGCGTCGTACTATCACCAAAACTACTCCGATCAAAGAGTCTTATGAGCTGGGCAAACCAAAGGTGGAAGGGTGTTACAGCTGCGATAACCGGCAACTAG
- the FRE7_1 gene encoding Ferric/cupric reductase transmembrane component 7: MAPSFQTISIRDAAAQVGRSLSHLTKRIKIPLTPTSPPGLLQANAVDPWSQSGKYGLGWTYFALSLMGCVLIVRIWHYWQDKIRQAIYKQEVEDHYRNLYSIEADYAMAVQTGQSQQFFPDGPGLGNRQFRPKAHFSSVGIVNDTLALFRWVFYRPIPDIVWGKNRFTFSSLAVLACGFIALIFVTLYCFLQQPLYWDSIRFGSPPVAIRSGMLAVAMTPWIIITSMKANILTLIIGIGPERLNVFHRWLGYLCLFLSVVHMVPFYIQPVWKDDGMTVFNQLFPDGSGMIYGTGIACIVPLIWLCVASLPWIRRVAYEMFVILHVPAGVVYVGLLFWHTKNALLTWDYLYATIVIWVFAYFMRVFKLNWLKPWRNAFLVGDEAAVTLMSENAIKITIPTQMRWRPGQYVYLRMPGISVLDNHPFTISSLCSEDFPSEYGENYRDCVLVFKPFKGFTRKVLDTAIAKGPFHTYRAFLDGPYGGMRRDLAAFDTCILIAGGSGITSLMSQLLNLIKRMRDGKAITRKVVVVWAFKRFEAMDWFREELRICREAAPPESVTCKFFITGAVRHRDAGQMTAPINGQNPRALNHMLHDKLDGFVAGIASKRNSALIQAEAEGDPERERELREENQDRITALPQQKYLQPHQYPPPPPGPPSSRLGPNGYPEDKKLEDDDVKQPEEFHFPSLHKENPPHFNYAPPNPSKPALSIPEPQEPYPVRAPELAHLRQPANPENAKQRPTSTIGPPAGFDFGFPETPTEFQKNLMRSAFPIPHEIDGGWSMEYGRPDLGYMLKEWATGGVDGRGILGRRTAVFVCGPPSMRVGVANTVAMLQAEIWGDDELEEIFLHAENYAL; the protein is encoded by the coding sequence ATGGCTCCGAGCTTCCAGACTATATCAATCCGAGATGCGGCCGCCCAGGTCGGCCGTTCCTTGTCGCACCTTACTAAGCGCATCAAGATTCCTTTGACGCCTACGAGCCCGCCGGGGCTGTTGCAGGCGAATGCCGTTGATCCCTGGAGCCAGTCTGGTAAATATGGATTAGGATGGACGTACTTCGCCCTCAGTTTAATGGGATGTGTCCTCATAGTTCGTATTTGGCATTACTGGCAAGACAAAATTCGCCAAGCCATTTATAAGCAAGAGGTTGAAGACCATTACCGAAACCTATATAGCATCGAGGCCGACTATGCCATGGCCGTACAAACGGGCCAGTCACAGCAGTTTTTCCCCGACGGGCCCGGCCTGGGAAACAGACAATTCCGGCCGAAGGCTCATTTCTCGTCCGTCGGTATCGTCAACGATACTCTAGCTCTGTTCCGATGGGTCTTCTACCGGCCCATTCCAGACATTGTATGGGGAAAGAATCGCTTTACATTTTCATCTCTAGCCGTGTTAGCTTGCGGCTTCATTGCCCTCATCTTTGTCACCCTGTACTGCTTTCTTCAACAGCCGTTGTATTGGGATAGCATCCGCTTCGGCTCACCACCGGTGGCTATCCGATCAGGGATGCTCGCAGTCGCCATGACACCATGGATCATCATTACTAGTATGAAGGCAAATATCCTTACCCTAATCATTGGCATTGGGCCAGAACGTCTCAATGTGTTCCATCGTTGGCTGGGGTATCTATGCCTGTTCCTGTCGGTCGTTCACATGGTCCCTTTCTACATTCAGCCTGTCTGGAAGGATGACGGCATGACTGTCTTCAACCAGCTATTCCccgacggcagcggcatgaTATATGGGACGGGAATTGCCTGCATTGTACCGTTGATTTGGCTTTGTGTGGCGTCACTTCCTTGGATCCGACGAGTTGCGTACGAAATGTTTGTCATTCTTCATGTGCCAGCTGGCGTTGTATATGTTGGCCTCTTGTTCTGGCACACGAAAAATGCCCTCTTGACTTGGGATTACCTCTATGCCACCATTGTCATCTGGGTGTTTGCCTATTTTATGCGTGTTTTTAAACTCAACTGGTTGAAGCCATGGCGCAACGCCTTCCTGgttggcgacgaggctgCTGTCACTCTCATGTCCGAAAACGCAATCAAAATTACGATCCCTACCCAGATGAGATGGAGGCCTGGTCAATACGTGTACCTCAGAATGCCCGGCATATCTGTTCTGGATAATCATCCATTTACCATTTCATCTCTTTGCAGCGAGGACTTTCCATCCGAGTACGGCGAGAATTATCGCGATTGCGTTCTTGTTTTCAAGCCATTCAAGGGATTCACACGGAAGGTTCTGGATACAGCCATTGCCAAAGGACCCTTTCACACGTACAGAGCCTTCTTGGATGGGCCCTACGGCGGCATGCGCAGGGACCTGGCGGCCTTTGACACCTGCATTCTCATCGCGGGTGGCAGTGGGATAACTTCATTAATGTCGCAGCTCCTCAACCTCATTAAGCGCATGCGCGATGGCAAAGCTATCACGAGAAAAGTGGTGGTCGTTTGGGCATTCAAGAGATTCGAGGCTATGGATTGGTTCCGAGAAGAACTCCGGATTTGTCGGGAAGCAGCACCCCCGGAGAGTGTAACTTGcaagttttttattaccgGAGCCGTTCGCCACCGAGATGCTGGCCAAATGACCGCTCCTATTAATGGGCAAAACCCTCGAGCCCTCAACCATATGTTACACGACAAGTTGGACGGATTCGTGGCTGGTATTGCTTCCAAGCGTAACTCGGCTCTGATCCAAGCCGAGGCCGAGGGTGATCCTGAGAGGGAACGTGAACTCCGTGAGGAGAATCAGGATCGCATCACTGCTCTCCCCCAGCAAAAGTACCTTCAACCACACCAgtatcctcctcctcccccagGGCCACCCTCGAGTCGCCTCGGACCTAATGGGTACCCTGAAGATAAGAAgctcgaagacgacgatgtcaaACAACCCGAAGAATTCCACTTCCCGTCTCTTCATAAAGAAAATCCTCCTCACTTCAACTACGCTCCCCCAAATCCCAGTAAGCCTGCTCTCAGTATCCCAGAGCCCCAAGAGCCATATCCTGTGCGAGCTCCCGAACTCGCGCACTTACGGCAACCTGCCAATCCAGAGAATGCCAAGCAACGACCGACGTCTACTATTGGCCCGCCGGCCGGGTTCGACTTTGGTTTCCCAGAAACACCGACCGAATTCCAAAAGAATTTGATGAGATCGGCTTTCCCTATTCCACATGAAATCGACGGCGGGTGGTCAATGGAGTACGGCCGGCCTGATCTGGGCTACATGCTCAAGGAGTGGGCAACGGGCGGCGTGGATGGACGGGGCATTCTGGGCAGAAGAACAGCCGTGTTTGTTTGCGGGCCTCCCTCAATGAGAGTTGGAGTCGCAAACACAGTGGCGATGTTGCAGGCAGAGATTTGGGGAGATGACGAGCTGGAGGAAATCTTTCTCCACGCTGAGAACTATGCCTTGTAA
- the rbm5 gene encoding RNA-binding protein 5, giving the protein MHIGVMRDDYHGRSPDRGRHRNDPDNMGASRGRGRDREGQDRLDDHYRSRHDYSRSPPRHNFYDDQREKAPQRHHPDLGGERDYDYRYDGPDDEYRRRDRSPRHRSRHLDDRGHSYEDMYDDGNRDEGRQRGRYDDDEPRDGGEYAHHDGRRGRSRSPYGRHYRSRSRSRPRDAGKPTDTVILEGLPYSISSAEVRDSLLANSIAAEFPSIDVRLSSSRGNRRAFVQFEDVDQATAFVEEHFPKIRIELQHPTDDAPDGKFEAYVHYARNRDDGDTRQIRAADWICPQCDFLNFSTRTRCKICGTQPAATNWEQSLTGAADVADRAEAVSQILVVYPLASFVTEDMLAKDLKLLEKSEEPKSSTNGPTKLKSTAPGADVSRYGAKPGSLHRVFLIREVTSGESFKYGFAEFWTLEDAAAAVTKFRMSRSFTVAGCAVTVAPTHMGVFLPEEREIAPNIEHMSFNPLFNPSLRVRYRDMHVFPSQLVVTSEAPADVNLNAAKSTEDEQGDKKQKKRKAEGSLATSAAKKSVPMAGQMAVWQRKHDELRGVEEGGDASNGQPDSTTKSAPIKISLSNSTKLGAPSAPPTSARHPSPRAKSPTAQATPPPSSPQHAPESTTPKEETYMDRERLMCLICMRKYKSIDEVNIHEKSRNHRSAMEDSEKVKAALPRLATRDKRQKQDAQVTQYRDRAKERRDIYNQPNRPSQAPKPKTESKKPAEEAKPAVKAASKGAGMLAKMGWTTGVGLGANNDGRTEAIATNAYQEGVGLGAEGSNLGDAAELAERKTKGSYSDYLTTVQDKARERYNQMN; this is encoded by the exons ATGCACATCGGCGTCATGCGCGACGATTATCACGGACGATCCCCCGACCGAGGGCGGCATCGAAACGACCCCGACAACATGGGAGCCTcgcgaggcagaggcagagacCGAGAGGGCCAAGACCGGCTGGACGACCATTACCGATCGCGTCATG ACTATTCCAGGTCTCCTCCAAGGCACAACTTCTACGACGACCAACGGGAGAAGGCACCACAACGTCATCACCCAGACCTGGGCGGCGAAAGGGATTATGATTACCGCTACGATGGCCCAGATGATGAGTATAGAAGACGAGACCGGAGCCCCCGTCATCGATCAAGACATTTGGATGATCGGGGTCATTCATACGAGGACATGTACGACGATGGGAACCGTGATGAAGGCAGGCAGCGGGGACGGtatgacgatgacgagcccagagacggcggcgagTATGCTCACCATGATGGTCGTAGAGGGAGATCCCGTAGCCCTTACGGCAGACATTACAGAAGTCGGTCCCGGAGCAGGCCGCGAGATGCTGGGAAACCCACAGACACGGTAATCCTCGAGGGACTGCCGTATAGTATATCGTCTGCAGAG GTTCGCGACAGCCTTCTTGCCAACTCGATTGCGGCTGAATTTCCGTCCATTGATGTGAGACTTTCATCTTCAAGAG GAAACCGACGAGCATTTGTTCAGTTTGAAGACGTGGATCAAGCAACTGCTTTCGTTGAAGAGCATTTCCCCAAAATCCGCATTGAACTCCAGCATCCGACTGATGAcgcaccagacggcaagtTTGAAGCATATGTTCACTATGCCCGCAATCGCGATGACGGTGACACCCGGCAGATTCGAGCCGCCGACTGGATTTGCCCACAA TGTGACTTTTTGAACTTTTCTACGAGAACAAGGTGCAAAATATGCGGCACTCAGCCAGCGG CGACCAACTGGGAACAAAGCCTCACAGGTGCGGCCGATGTCGCTGACCGTGCTGAGGCCGTGTCGCAAATATTGGTGGTGTATCCGTTGGCATCATTCGTGACTGAAGACATGCTCGCGAAAGACCTCAAACTCCTCGAAAAGTCAGAAGAACCAAAAAGCTCGACCAACGGGCCAACCAAGTTAAAGTCAACCGCCCCGGGAGCCGATGTCTCTCGCTACGGTGCGAAGCCGGGGTCATTGCACCGCGTGTTTCTCATACGCGAGGTGACCTCGGGGGAGAGCTTTAAATACGGCTTTGCCGAGTTCTGGACCCTTGAGGATGCAGCCGCGGCGGTGACAAAGTTTCGCATGTCTCGCTCGTTCACTGTTGCCGGCTGTGCTGTTACCGTTGCTCCAACACACATGGGCGTATTTCTACCCGAGGAGCGCGAAATCGCGCCGAATATCGAACACATGTCGTTTAATCCGCTCTTCAACCCCTCTCTCCGAGTACGATATCGGGACATGCACGTATTTCCAAGCCAGCTAGTAGTCACATCCGAAGCACCCGCCGACGTCAacctcaacgccgccaaatCTACCGAGGACGAACAGGGcgacaagaagcagaagaagcgcaAAGCAGAAGGGAGCTTAGCCACGTCCGCGGCCAAAAAGTCGGTCCCCATGGCAGGCCAAATGGCAGTATGGCAGAGGAAACACGACGAGCTCCGCGGcgtcgaagaaggcggcgacgCCTCCAACGGCCAACCCGACTCAACCACCAAATCGGCGCCGATCAAGATTTCACTGTCAAACTCTACAAAACTCGGGGCTCCCTCAGCCCCCCCAACGTCCGCAAGACACCCATCGCCACGCGCGAAATCGCCCACTGCCCAGGCAACCCCACCACCAAGCTCACCGCAGCACGCACCGGAAAGCACCACCCCGAAAGAAGAGACGTACATGGACAGAGAAAGACTCATGTGCCTCATCTGCATGCGCAAGTACAAGTCCATCGACGAAGTCAACATTCACGAAAAGTCGCGGAACCACAGATCCGCCATGGAAGACAGCGAGAAAGTCAAGGCGGCCCTCCCGCGACTCGCGACGCGCGACAAACGGCAGAAACAGGATGCCCAAGTAACCCAGTATCGCGACAGGGCCAAGGAACGGCGCGACATTTACAACCAGCCCAACAGGCCCTCTCAGgcccccaagcccaagactgAATCGAAGAAACCAGCCGAGGAAGCAAAGCCCGCGGTCAAGGCTGCATCCAAAGGAGCAGGGATGCTTGCCAAGATGGGCTGGACAACAGGTGTAGGCTTGGGGGCGAATAACGACGGCCGCACAGAGGCGATTGCTACGAATGCGTACCAAGAAGGCGTGGGGTTGGGTGCCGAGGGGAGTAACTTGGGCGATGCGGCAGAGTTGGCGGAACGCAAGACCAAGGGCTCTTACTCGGATTATTTGACTACGGTGCAGGATAAGGCGAGGGAGCGGTATAATCAGATGAACTGA
- the cnxH gene encoding Molybdopterin synthase catalytic subunit, whose amino-acid sequence MASQDEDVWELSSEGCYVALTRDHLNVQTIMDRVRSPAAGAIVLFAGMLTQHLHHKNSRPDLDSGTTRDSFAGKPVKELTYTAYNKLALRTMLAITKDLINKHGLKGIAMIHRLGTVPIGEESILIAVSSPHRQAAWRAGEEALEECKSKVEVWKREEFDGEEGVWRANRDGAIGEKVKS is encoded by the coding sequence ATGGCATCGCAAGACGAAGATGTATGGGAACTTTCATCGGAGGGCTGCTATGTTGCCCTAACAAGAGACCACCTCAATGTCCAAACCATAATGGACCGCGTCCGCAGCCCAGCGGCCGGCGCCATAGTCCTCTTCGCGGGTATGCTCACTCAGCACCTTCACCACAAAAACTCACGGCCTGACCTTGATTCAGGAACCACAAGAGACAGCTTTGCCGGCAAACCCGTCAAAGAACTCACATATACAGCGTATAACAAACTCGCCCTAAGGACGATGCTGGCTATTACCAAGGACTTAATAAACAAGCACGGCCTCAAGGGCATAGCTATGATCCACCGTCTGGGCACCGTACCCATCGGCGAAGAGAGCATCTTGATTGCGGTATCGTCGCCGCATAGACAAGCAGCGTGGCGGGCCGGGGAGGAAGCTTTGGAGGAGTGCAAGTCAAAGGTTGAGGTGTGGAAGAGGGAAGAGTTTGATGGCGAGGAAGGTGTCTGGAGGGCGAACAGAGACGGAGCGATCGGCGAGAAGGTGAAATCATGA